A single genomic interval of Gossypium raimondii isolate GPD5lz chromosome 11, ASM2569854v1, whole genome shotgun sequence harbors:
- the LOC105800998 gene encoding receptor-like protein kinase FERONIA, producing MKDHLRFLSSFYKVFQKGTGDGKLEYSEGNEKRSKIRNPAALPEEINYKFSLALVKAATNNFDQGLIIGSGGFGHVYKGFLNDWNLVIAVKRLHPDSAQGFNEFQAELLLLCQLHHQHVVPLIGFCNEKAEMILVYEYMENGALRDLLYDSGCDPLPWKQRLEICIGAARGLRYLHTGAKQAIIHRDVKSSNILLDDKLVCKLSDFGLAKLRPRSNCKQKTLTRIDSMVKGTCGYADPEYVAGFGLTEKSDVYSFGVVLFEVLCGRQAFDMSLNANQAYLVHWARRSIGEGTIYNIIDPNLKGRIAAGCFKTFVDIACSCTCPEGNSRLEMGEVEVMLERALELQQKADSDMVRLASCGVYMFEEVSCCALVPEYSSGE from the coding sequence ATGAAGGATCATTTACGTTTTCTTTCAAGTTTCTACAAAGTCTTCCAAAAAGGAACAGGGGATGGAAAGTTGGAATATAGTGAGGGAAATGAGAAGCGGTCTAAGATACGAAATCCAGCGGCTCTTCCAGAAGaaataaactataaattttcACTGGCACTGGTCAAAGCTGCTACCAACAACTTTGATCAAGGTTTGATTATTGGTAGTGGTGGTTTTGGACATGTATACAAAGGGTTTTTGAATGATTGGAACTTGGTTATCGCTGTCAAACGCTTGCATCCAGATTCAGCACAAGGGTTCAATGAGTTCCAAGCTGAACTGCTGTTGCTCTGCCAGCTGCACCACCAACATGTGGTACCTCTTATAGGGTTCTGCAATGAAAAAGCCGAGATGATCCTTGTGTATGAATACATGGAAAACGGAGCACTACGAGATCTTCTCTATGATTCTGGTTGTGATCCACTACCATGGAAGCAAAGACTAGAGATATGCATAGGCGCAGCTCGCGGATTACGTTACCTTCACACTGGAGCAAAGCAAGCAATAATTCACCGTGACGTTAAGAGTAGCAATATTCTTTTGGATGACAAGTTGGTCTGCAAGCTTTCTGATTTCGGGTTGGCGAAGCTTCGTCCCCGAAGCAATTGCAAGCAAAAAACTTTGACAAGAATAGATTCAATGGTGAAGGGTACTTGTGGCTATGCTGATCCAGAGTACGTCGCAGGATTTGGACTAACGGAAAAATCTGATGTGTACTCATTTGGGGTTGTTTTATTTGAAGTGTTGTGTGGTAGACAGGCATTTGATATGAGTTTGAACGCGAATCAAGCATATTTAGTTCACTGGGCCCGTCGGTCAATTGGAGAAGGAACCATTTATAATATCATTGATCCAAATTTGAAGGGCAGGATAGCAGCAGGGTGCTTCAAGACCTTTGTGGACATCGCATGCTCCTGTACTTGTCCAGAGGGGAATTCACGGCTTGAAATGGGTGAAGTGGAGGTGATGCTAGAGCGTGCTTTGGAACTGCAACAGAAAGCAGATTCCGATATGGTGCGTCTAGCTTCTTGTGGTGTATATATGTTTGAAGAAGTATCATGTTGTGCCTTGGTTCCTGAATACAGTTCCGGTGAATAG
- the LOC128034912 gene encoding receptor-like protein kinase FERONIA has protein sequence MGNGRSPRKQCSAFPEGLCRQFSLEEIKAAINSFREDFLLGRGGFGDLYKGIIDDGTMAVTIERFGPFGLRGGREFRTEVQLLCQLRHPNLVSFIGFCDEEDEKLLVYEYISNGSLDKHLYGNRSNDPLSWKRRLTICSGAARGLHYLHSGAKHSIIHRNIRSRNILLDDEWNPKLSDLSLSKMSQAGSPTGSLNIKIPVTVVHMDPECYITGRITRKTDVYAFGIVLFEVLCGRKAIDLTLEGIKKSLTSWDSKCIENGTVYDIIDPYLKKKIAPQCFEKFVEIAYCCVCQTGKGRPEMGEVEMALEAALELQKIADSEKESVDHQGEYEYEELLPCLFVRKDIPDYGGNVVEQEIDSCSDDEDSTISDSF, from the exons AT GGGAAATGGAAGGTCTCCACGGAAGCAATGTTCAGCATTCCCAGAGGGACTATGCCGACAATTCTCACTTGAGGAGATTAAAGCTGCTATCAACAGCTTCCGTGAAGACTTTCTCCTTGGTCGTGGTGGTTTTGGAGATCTATACAAAGGAATCATTGATGATGGGACTATGGCAGTTACTATTGAGCGCTTTGGGCCATTTGGACTGCGAGGAGGTCGTGAATTCCGAACCGAGGTGCAGTTACTGTGTCAGCTACGACACCCGAATCTTGTCTCTTTCATCGGATTCTGCGACGAAGAAGATGAAAAGCTTCTGGTTTATGAATATATAAGcaatggttcacttgataaacATCTTTATGGAAATCGTTCTAATGATCCACTCTCCTGGAAGCGGAGGCTAACGATATGCAGTGGTGCAGCCCGTGGGTTGCATTACCTTCATTCAGGAGCAAAGCATTCGATAATCCATCGTAACATCAGGAGCCGAAACATTCTATTGGATGACGAATGGAATCCTAAGCTTTCCGATCTTAGCCTGTCAAAGATGAGCCAAGCTGGTTCTCCTACTGGCTCTTTGAACATCAAAATACCAGTTACCGTCGTTCATATGGATCCAGAGTGTTATATAACTGGCCGTATAACCAGAAAAACTGATGTTTACGCTTTTGGGATTGTTTTGTTTGAGGTGTTATGCGGAAGGAAGGCAATTGATCTAACATTGGAAGggattaaaaaaagtttaactTCTTGGGATAGTAAATGTATCGAAAACGGGACTGTCTATGACATCATTGATCcttatttgaagaagaaaatagcCCCTCAATGTTTCGAGAAATTTGTGGAGATTGCCTATTGTTGTGTTTGCCAGACTGGTAAGGGACGACCTGAGATGGGGGAAGTAGAGATGGCACTAGAGGCCGCATTGGAGCTTCAGAAAATAGCTGATTCGGAGAAGGAGAGCGTCGATCATCAAGGTGAATACGAGTATGAAGAACTGCTACCTTGTCTATTTGTCAGGAAGGATATTCCTGATTATGGTGGAAACGTAGTGGAACAGGAAATTGATAGCTGTTCTGATGATGAAGATAGCACGATTTCGGATTCGTTCTAG
- the LOC105803519 gene encoding probable receptor-like protein kinase At5g61350 yields the protein MDDGTIVAVRRCGGSSGGGVSELQLNEVKLLCQLRHPHLVSLIGFCLSEKEMFVVLEYMSRGSLAHVLYGKDHVPLAWKHRLHICIGAARGLHYLHTGAKRAVIHHNIKSSNIFLDEEWCSKLSDFGLSKLLPLSTSKALTRIDTDHAVGTSGYMAPEHRVRLLKEKSDVFSFGIVLYEVLFGRPQYDSTLPEEK from the coding sequence ATGGACGATGGAACCATTGTTGCTGTGAGACGCTGCGGAGGCAGTTCAGGAGGAGGAGTAAGTGAGTTACAACTAAATGAGGTAAAGTTGCTTTGCCAGCTGCGCCACCCGCATCTCGTCTCTCTTATCGGGTTCTGCCTTTCAGAAAAGGAGATGTTCGTTGTGTTAGAGTACATGAGCAGAGGGTCACTCGCTCATGTTCTCTACGGGAAGGATCATGTTCCACTGGCTTGGAAACATAGGCTACACATATGTATCGGTGCAGCACGTGGATTACATTACCTTCACACTGGAGCGAAGCGTGCTGTAATCCACCATAACATCAAGAGCTCAAACATATTTTTAGATGAAGAATGGTGTTCTAAACTTTCAGATTTTGGATTGTCCAAACTGCTTCCTCTTAGCACGTCAAAAGCCTTGACAAGAATCGACACAGATCATGCGGTGGGAACTAGTGGATATATGGCCCCAGAGCATCGCGTGCGTTTACTGAAAGAAAAATCCGATGTCTTCTCATTTGGGATTGTTTTGTACGAAGTTCTTTTTGGCAGACCACAATATGATAGCACACTGCCTGAGGAGAAATAA